CGCGAAGTTTCCCGAACGCTTCGGCCCCTCGCTCGAACGCGCGATGCGCGCGAAGCTCGGCCTTGAACTCGAGCGCGAGAACGACGCCGAGCTCGCGAACAAGCTGCTCGAAACGATGCACGCGAGCCACGCGGACTTCACGCTGACGTTCCGCCGTCTCGCGCAGCTGTCGAAACACGACGCGAGCCGCGACGCGCCGGTGCGCGACCTGTTCATCGATCGCGACGCCTTCGACGCGTGGGCGAACCGCTATCGCACGCGGCTGTCCGAGGAAACGCGCGACGACGCCGCCCGCGCGGCCGCGATGAATCGCGTGAATCCGAAATACGTGCTGCGCAACCATCTGGCAGAAGTCGCGATCCGGCGCGCGAAGGAAAAGGATTTTTCCGAAGTCGAGCGACTCGCGCAGGTGCTGCGCCGGCCGTTCGACGAACAGCCGGAACACGAAGCGTATGCGGCATTGCCGCCCGACTGGGCCGGGTCGCTCGAAGTGAGCTGCTCGTCGTGACCCGCACGACCCGACCGACCAATCAGGAGAACCTCCACATGTCACACGATTCCGACGACAAGACCTTTCCGTATCAGAAGGACGACGCCGAACTGCGCCGCCGGCTCACGCCGCTTCAATACGAAGTCACGCAGCATGCGGCGACCGAGCGCGCCTTCACCGGCGAATACACGGACACCGAGGACGCCGGCATCTACAAATGCGTCGTCTGCAGCACGCCGCTGTTCGAGTCCGGCGCCAAGTTCCATTCGGGCTGCGGCTGGCCCAGCTACTTCAAGCCGCTCAACGGCGAGGTGATCGACGAGAAGATCGACCGCTCGCACGGCATGGTGCGCGTCGAGGTGCGCTGCAACCATTGCGGCGCGCATCTCGGCCACGTGTTCGAGGACGGCCCGCGCGACAAGACCGGTTTGCGGTACTGCATCAATTCGGCTGCGTTAAACTTCGAGTCCCGACCCGAAAACGAATGAGCGGCGCCGGACGAATCGGTCGGACAGCCTTCGCGGCTGCCCCGATCCCGGACGGTGGCGCCTGGCGGGTCCCCACAACGGTGAAAGGCCGCGCGATGCGGCCTTTCACGCAGCTGCGAGCGCCATGAAATTCCTGTTCGATCTGTTTCCGATCATCCTGTTTTTCGCCGCCTTCAAGGTCTGGGGCATCTTCACCGCCACCGCCGTCGCGATCGCCGCGACATTGGCCCAGGTCGCGTGGGTCGCCTTCCGGCACCGGAAGGTCGACACGATGCTGTGGGTCAGCCTCGGCGTGATCGTCGTCTTCGGTGGCGCCACCCTCGTCCTGCATGACGAGAAATTCATTCAATGGAAACCGACTGTGCTGTACTGGCTGTTTGCGATCGGGCTGCTCGCCGCGCGCTATGCGTTCGGCAACAACCTGATCGAGAAGATGATGGGCAAGCAGCTCACGCTGCCGCACCCCGTGTGGGACAAGCTGAACGTCGCGTGGGCGCTGTTCTTCGCGGTGCTCGGCGTCGCGAACCTGTACGTGGTGCACAACTACACTGAATCGCAGTGGGTGAACTTCAAGCTGTTCGGCACGACGGGCGCGATGGTCGTGTTCATCATCCTGCAGAGCCTGTGGCTCACGAAGTACCTGAAGGACGAATGACATGACCGACGCTTTCCTCAACGCCTCGCCCGACGAACGCATCGCGCTGATCGAGGCGCGCCTCACCGCCTCGCTCGCACCGCTGTCGCTCGCGGTTCGCGACGACAGCGCGCAGCACGCGGGCCACGCCGGCGCGGCCGCCGGCGGCCATTACACGGTGACGATCGTGTCGGCCGCCTTCGCGGGCAAGCCGCGCGTCGCGCGGCACCGGCTGGTGTATGATGCGCTCGCTGATGCGATGCAGCGCGGCATTCATGCGCTCGCGATCGTGGCTTATACGCCCGAAGAATTCAACGAATCTTCAATCTAGTCTCAACAGGAATTCCCGATGATCCTGAAATCCCCCCGCCTGTGGGTCGCGGCAGCTGCATTCGCAGCGGCACCGGCATTTGCCCAGAACATCGCCGTCGTCAACGGCACGCCGATTCCTAAGTCGCGCGCCGATGCGATGGTCGCGCAGCTCGTCCAGCAGGGCCAGACCGACAGCCCGCAGCTGCAACAAGCCGTGCGCCAGGAACTCGTGAATCGCGAAATCCTGATGCAGGAAGCGATCCGCGAAGGCATCCCGAACCGCCCGGACGTGAAGGCGCAGGTCGCCGTCGCGCAGCAGACGGTCGTGCTGCGCTCGATGATCGAGAGCTTCCTGAAGAAGAACCAGCCGACCGACGCCGAAGTGAAGGCGCGCTACGACGATCTCGTGAAGGGTGCCGGCGGCAACCGCGAGTATCACCTGCACCACATCCTCGTCGACAACGAGCAGCAGGCGAAGGACCTGATCGCGAAGATCAAGGCCGGCGCGAAGTTCGAGGATCTGGCAAAGCAATACTCGAAGGATCCGGGTTCGGGCAAGAACGGCGGCGACCTCGACTGGTCCGATCCGAAGGCGTACGTGCCGGAATTCGCGGCGGCCGCGCAGAAGCTCCAGAAAGGCCAGATGACCGACACGCCGGTGAAGACGCAGTTCGGCTGGCACATCATCCGCGTCGACGACGTCCGCGATATCGCCCCGCCGCCGTTCGACCAGGTGAAGGCGCAGATCGCGCAGCAGCTCGTGCAGCAGAAGCTGCAGGCGTTCGAGGAAGGTCTGCGCCAGCAGGCGAAGATCCAGTAACGCCGGCGCTCGTCGCCTATGCAAAGGCCGCTCCCGGGAGCGGCTTTTTTTTGTCACGCATGCGTACGGTGGGCCGGCCCGACGCGGCGGCCGCGCAAGAAAAAAGCCGCTGCGGGGCGGCTTTTCAGGACTGCGGGATCGCGTACCGGCAGCGGGGCGAACCGCTATGCCGGATGGAACGCATCGTGGTAGCGGACCTCGCCCGACGGCCGCGGCGCGGCTTCGTCGAGCGGCAGCGCGAGGAAATACTCGGGCGGCGCATCCGTGAACACCAGATCGCCGGACTGCACGAAGCCGAAACGCGCGTAATACGCCGGATCGCCGAGCACGACGCAGCCGCGCGCACCGAGCCGGCGCAATGCGTCGAGCCCCGTGCGCACGAGCCCCGCGCCGATGCTCTGCCGTTGGCATTCGGGCAGCACCGCGAGCGGCGCGAGCCCGTACCACTGCTGGCTGCCGGCCGGCTCGCCGCCGATCGACACAGGCGAGAACGCGACATGACCGATCACGCGCTCGTCGCGCTCGGCGACGAGTGACACGCTGAGCATACCCTCCGCGCGCAGCGTATCGACGATCCGCCGTTCGAGCTGACCGTGCTGCGGCTCGCTCGCGAACGCGGCCACGATCACGCGACCGATCGCATCGACGTCGCTCGCGCGTTCGTCGCGCAGCGTGACGATCTCGACCGGTGCGTGCGGATCGAACATCAGCCGATCCAGCGGCGTGCGTTGCGGAACACGCGCATCCACGGGCTCGCTTCACCCCAGCCTTCCGGATGCCAGCTCATCGTCACCGTGCGGTGCACGCGCTCCATGTGCGGCATCAGCACCGTGAAGCGGCCGTCGGCCGTCGTGACCGACGTGATGCCGGCAGGCGACCCGTTCGGGTTGAACGGATAACGCTCGGTCGCTTCGCCGCGGTGATCGATGTAGCGCATTGCGACCGCGACGCGATCGATGTCGCCCTGCTGCGAGAAGTCCGCATAGCCTTCGCCGTGCGCGACCGCCACCGGAATCCGCGAGCCTTCCATCCCCGCGAAGAAGATCGACGGCGACTTCTCCACTTCGACGAACGAGAAGCGCGCCTCGAACTGCTCGGACTTGTTGCGCGTGAACTTCGGCCACGCTTGCGCACCCGGAATCATTGACGCGAGGCTCGACAGCATCTGGCAACCGTTGCAGATGCCGAGCGCGAACGTGTCGGGACGCGCGAAGAAGGCCGAGAACATGTCGGCGAGATTCGCATTGAAGCGGATCGTCTTCGCCCAGCCTTCGCCCGCACCCAGCACGTCGCCGTACGAGAAGCCGCCGCAGGCCACCGCGCCCGCGAAATCGGCGAGCGTCGCGCGGCCGGCCAGCAGGTCGCTCATGTGCACGTCGTGCGCGTCGAAGCCCGCGCGGTCGAACGCATATGCCGTTTCGAGATGCGAGTTCACGCCCTGCTCACGCAGGATCGCGACACGCGGGCGCGCGCCCGTCGCGATGAACGGGGCGGCGATGTCCTCGGCCGGATCGAAGGTGAGCACCGGCGAGATGCCAGGGTCGGCCGCGTCGAGCAGCGCGTCGTACTCGGCGTCCGCGCAAGCGGGGTTATCGCGCAGGCGTGCGATGCGCCAGCTCACTTCGCCCCACGCGCGATGAAGTTCCGCGCGCGGCGCGTCAAATACCTTCTTCGCGTCGCGGTACACCTCGATCACGTCGCGATCGTTGACCGTGCCGATCACGTGCGAGCATGCCGACAGGCCGAACTCGCGCAGCGCGCCGAGCACCGCGTCGCGATCGGCCGCACGCACCTGCACGACGGCGCCAAGTTCTTCCGAGAACAGCGCGCGCAGCGTGCGATCCTCGCGCCGGCCGCTCGTCTGCTTCGCCCAGTCCTTCGCGTCGCCGTAGTCCGATTCGTGATTCGGGTCGAGCGTCAGCATGTCGACGTTCAGCGACACGCCCGCGTGACCCGCGAACGCCATTTCGCACACCGCTGCCCACAGGCCGCCGTCCGAGCGGTCGTGGTACGCGAGCAGCTTGTCTTGCGCATTGAGCGACTGGATCGCGTTGAAGAAGCGCTTGAGGTCTTCAGGATCGTCGACGTCCGGCGTCGCGTCACCGACCTGCTGCGTAACCTGCGCGAAAATGCTGCCGCCCATCCGGTTCTTGCCGCGGCCGAGATCGATCGCGATCAGCACGCTGTCGCCCGCGTCGGCGATGCGGCGCAGTTGCGGCGTCAGGTGGCGGCGCACGTCCTCGACCGGTGCGAACGCGGAGATGATGAGCGACACCGGCGACACCACTTCCTTCGCGACGCCCTGCTCGTCCCACTTGGTCTTCATCGACAGCGAATCCTTGCCGACCGGGATGCCGATCCCGAGCGCCGGGCACAGCTCCATGCCGATCGCCTTGACCGTGTCGAACAGTGCGGCATCCTCGCCGGCCGTGCCGCACGCGGCCATCCAGTTCGCCGACAGCTTCAGCTTGTCGAGCGACGCGATCGGCGCGCTCGCGATGTTCGTGATCGCCTCGCCGACGGCCATGCGGCCCGATGCCGGCGCGTCGATCACCGCAAGCGGCGTGCGCTCGGCCATCGTCATCGCCTCACCCTTGAAGCCCGCGTAGTCGAGCGCAGTCACCGCGCAGTCGGCCACCGGCACCTGCCACGGGCCGACCATCTGGTCGCGCACCGACGTGCCGCCGACCGAACGGTCGCCGATCGTGATCAGGAACGACTTGCTGCCGACCGTCGGATGCTTCAGCACGTCGACCGCGACTTCCGACAGCGCGATGCCCGTCACGTCGACCGGCGCGCGCTCGGTCGTCACGCGCGTGACGTCGCGGTGCATGCGCGGCGGCTTGCCGAGCAGCACTTCCATCGGCATGTCGACGGGGAATTCCTCGATACCGGTGGCTTCGTCGTCGACGAGCTGCAGCTGGCGCTCATCGGTCGCGACGCCAACCACCGCGAACGGGCAGCGCTCGCGTGCGCAGATCGCCTCGAAGCGCGGCAGGTCGGCCGGCGCGATCGCCAGCACGTAGCGCTCCTGCGCCTCGTTCGACCAGATTTCGCGAGGCGACAGGCCCGATTCCTCGAGCGCGACCTTGCGCAGTTCGAAGCGCGCGCCCTTGCCCGCGCCGTCGACGATTTCGGGGAACGCGTTAGACAGGCCGCCCGCCCCGACGTCGTGGATGCTCAGGATCGGGTTTTCCGCGCCGAGCTGCCAGCAGCCGTTGATCACTTCCTGCGCGCGCCGCTCGATTTCCGGGTTGCCGCGCTGCACCGAGTCGAAATCGAGTTCGGCCGTGTTCGCGCCGGTCGCCATCGAGCTCGCCGCGCCGCCGCCCATGCCGATCCGCATGCCCGGGCCGCCGATCTGGATCAGCAGGGAACCGGCCGGCACGTCGTGCTTGTGCGTGTGTTGATCCGCGATGTTGCCGAGGCCGCCCGCGATCATGATCGGCTTGTGATAGCCGCGCACCTGGCCGCCCACGTTCTGCTCGTACACGCGGAAGTAGCCGCCGAGGTTCGGACGGCCGAATTCGTTGTTGAACGCGGCGCCGCCGAGCGGGCCGTCGATCATGATCTGCAGCGGCGACGCGATGCGGTCCGGGCGGCCGTACGGGCCGTGCGCATCGTTCGGGTTGCGCTCGCCGAGCGGCTGAGCCGCGTCGCGCGCGTTTTCCCACGCCTGGCGCGCGTCCGGCAGATCGAGGTTCGACACGGTGAAGCCCGTGAGGCCGGCCTTCGGACGCGCAC
The sequence above is a segment of the Burkholderia diffusa genome. Coding sequences within it:
- a CDS encoding septation protein A, whose translation is MKFLFDLFPIILFFAAFKVWGIFTATAVAIAATLAQVAWVAFRHRKVDTMLWVSLGVIVVFGGATLVLHDEKFIQWKPTVLYWLFAIGLLAARYAFGNNLIEKMMGKQLTLPHPVWDKLNVAWALFFAVLGVANLYVVHNYTESQWVNFKLFGTTGAMVVFIILQSLWLTKYLKDE
- a CDS encoding peptidylprolyl isomerase, whose translation is MILKSPRLWVAAAAFAAAPAFAQNIAVVNGTPIPKSRADAMVAQLVQQGQTDSPQLQQAVRQELVNREILMQEAIREGIPNRPDVKAQVAVAQQTVVLRSMIESFLKKNQPTDAEVKARYDDLVKGAGGNREYHLHHILVDNEQQAKDLIAKIKAGAKFEDLAKQYSKDPGSGKNGGDLDWSDPKAYVPEFAAAAQKLQKGQMTDTPVKTQFGWHIIRVDDVRDIAPPPFDQVKAQIAQQLVQQKLQAFEEGLRQQAKIQ
- a CDS encoding GNAT family N-acetyltransferase, which encodes MFDPHAPVEIVTLRDERASDVDAIGRVIVAAFASEPQHGQLERRIVDTLRAEGMLSVSLVAERDERVIGHVAFSPVSIGGEPAGSQQWYGLAPLAVLPECQRQSIGAGLVRTGLDALRRLGARGCVVLGDPAYYARFGFVQSGDLVFTDAPPEYFLALPLDEAAPRPSGEVRYHDAFHPA
- the purL gene encoding phosphoribosylformylglycinamidine synthase; the protein is MAHFSCFPGASALSDFRQTRLLDTLRQIDANIVAVRGQFLHFVNASEPLSADDSARIDALMHYGAPFEPAAEKGTAETFVVLPRFGTVSPWASKATDIAQHCGLTQVRRIERGVEFTVTLKSGLLGGKKALSDEARAAVAAALHDRMTESVVAARDDAKHLFDELPAKPLATVDVLGVGRAALERANVELGLALADDEIDYLVDAFRKLERNPTDVELMMFAQANSEHCRHKIFNAQWTIDGEAQDMSLFAMIRNTEKLSPQGTIVAYSDNSSIMMGAEAERWFPRNAGAAGEPGERYGRHTELTHTLMKVETHNHPTAISPFPGAATGAGGEIRDEGATGRGARPKAGLTGFTVSNLDLPDARQAWENARDAAQPLGERNPNDAHGPYGRPDRIASPLQIMIDGPLGGAAFNNEFGRPNLGGYFRVYEQNVGGQVRGYHKPIMIAGGLGNIADQHTHKHDVPAGSLLIQIGGPGMRIGMGGGAASSMATGANTAELDFDSVQRGNPEIERRAQEVINGCWQLGAENPILSIHDVGAGGLSNAFPEIVDGAGKGARFELRKVALEESGLSPREIWSNEAQERYVLAIAPADLPRFEAICARERCPFAVVGVATDERQLQLVDDEATGIEEFPVDMPMEVLLGKPPRMHRDVTRVTTERAPVDVTGIALSEVAVDVLKHPTVGSKSFLITIGDRSVGGTSVRDQMVGPWQVPVADCAVTALDYAGFKGEAMTMAERTPLAVIDAPASGRMAVGEAITNIASAPIASLDKLKLSANWMAACGTAGEDAALFDTVKAIGMELCPALGIGIPVGKDSLSMKTKWDEQGVAKEVVSPVSLIISAFAPVEDVRRHLTPQLRRIADAGDSVLIAIDLGRGKNRMGGSIFAQVTQQVGDATPDVDDPEDLKRFFNAIQSLNAQDKLLAYHDRSDGGLWAAVCEMAFAGHAGVSLNVDMLTLDPNHESDYGDAKDWAKQTSGRREDRTLRALFSEELGAVVQVRAADRDAVLGALREFGLSACSHVIGTVNDRDVIEVYRDAKKVFDAPRAELHRAWGEVSWRIARLRDNPACADAEYDALLDAADPGISPVLTFDPAEDIAAPFIATGARPRVAILREQGVNSHLETAYAFDRAGFDAHDVHMSDLLAGRATLADFAGAVACGGFSYGDVLGAGEGWAKTIRFNANLADMFSAFFARPDTFALGICNGCQMLSSLASMIPGAQAWPKFTRNKSEQFEARFSFVEVEKSPSIFFAGMEGSRIPVAVAHGEGYADFSQQGDIDRVAVAMRYIDHRGEATERYPFNPNGSPAGITSVTTADGRFTVLMPHMERVHRTVTMSWHPEGWGEASPWMRVFRNARRWIG
- the msrB gene encoding peptide-methionine (R)-S-oxide reductase MsrB produces the protein MSHDSDDKTFPYQKDDAELRRRLTPLQYEVTQHAATERAFTGEYTDTEDAGIYKCVVCSTPLFESGAKFHSGCGWPSYFKPLNGEVIDEKIDRSHGMVRVEVRCNHCGAHLGHVFEDGPRDKTGLRYCINSAALNFESRPENE
- a CDS encoding BolA family protein encodes the protein MTDAFLNASPDERIALIEARLTASLAPLSLAVRDDSAQHAGHAGAAAGGHYTVTIVSAAFAGKPRVARHRLVYDALADAMQRGIHALAIVAYTPEEFNESSI